The following is a genomic window from Malus sylvestris chromosome 12, drMalSylv7.2, whole genome shotgun sequence.
TTGGAGAAGAACAAGGGCACCATTTGGAGAACGCAGCAGCTACTGATTTGGTGCTCTCCTTGGGCTGCTTCATTTGTGTTTTCCTTTGAGCAATCACTCATATTGGTGTTATGTTTTGTAGCTTTTGGAAGAtaaatttattatgtattttcgTCTTCACATAAACCGAGAACCAATCCAAACCCACCCGCCACATTCGGTTAACTGAACTGATTAGTTTTAGATCCAGTTTGGTCGGTTTTGGTTTGCAATTTTGACCAAACCAACTCGCACCCACCCCTACAATAAAGTttacttttgatcaagacaattgAACGAATCATGTAAGAGTATTGAGCGGAATTCTTGATCGAATCATGTAAGAGAATTGAGCAGAAGGCTACACTAGGTCTCCATCAATAACAAGAACTATGTACTTAAAAACGAGAAAACCTCCAATTGCGAATCATTATTTTCATATAACTTTAGAGagaatgtgtatatatatgtggtcTTGTTAAAAAAACAGTAGAACATCATCACAAAAGGAAGTCATAAAAATATCCATTGTCGGCTGGAATATTTGATCTAGCTAGAATATATGGTACATATATGTCTATTTTTAGCGGAGTAGGATTATCTCCAATCCAAATCCCCTCATCTTCTCTCCTTTCACTTTCttctttgtctttctctttctataaagAAAATACAAGATATTGACGTAATTTAATCGTCATTGTTCAAataaaagatgaagaaagagGAGAATTTGAAGAAGAGACTCCATTTTTAGCTGGCTAGGTAGTAGCTAGGTGCCCAATATCTGCTCCTGCTGGACATCAAGAAtaatatttctctctaaagcAAGTCCAGAACTTTCCATGCAAATTGGATTAACTGAAAAACATTAAAAAGTACTTCTTCATTTCCTGTCTTAATCGAATGCCACTCATCAGATGGTAAtgtaaaaagagaaagaaaggaatCAAAACAAAGTCGGATTATGGCCTCCAAAAAGAGGGAAGTACAAGATGTGTTTTATTCTTCTACCTTTGCAGGCCAATTAGTTAAGAGCATTCTTTATTGTATATGAAGTTCCGAATATTTAGGATTTTTGTGTCATGTGTTGTGTCACCCATCTCCATTTGTTTATTACTATATCATTAGTgcatcatattttttttagaactttGGCGGTATGAAGAAATTTTATTGATATAAAAAAGTAAAGTTACACTTAGTTAGAGAAGACATCAACCTTCCCcctcttgaaaaataaaatacaaaaaaaagaaagaaagaaggaacaTAGGAACAAACTCCTCTACTTACAACCTAATAATTGATTTTTCAAAGGCTAGATTTTTTTAATGGAATTGAAGAACCTTTTGTACAAGTTGGTTCGTATTTAATTCAAAGCATATATGCTTTATAGGCCTAATCCAATCTTATTTATAAGCAAAGTTTGAGTTTGCTATTAACCAGTCTAATGGAGATCGGATATCTCGATTGATGAATAAACAATGGAATTATGGAAGGGTTTAACTTCTAAATTGGGGATGCATAAGTGATAATGTGGATCGTTAAGTACAATGCAAAATGTAAAAAGTAATTAAGTACGTTTGTGGATGGtttaaacaaattgaaattttatttatacttatCTCACTTTGCATAACTAGCTAGTTATATCTTACAAATGTTCTTCCAAACTGTAACATAAGGTAgcaatattatatataattgtatttGCAACAAGACCATATGCTTCTTAAAACATGCATATGGAATTGGACAATTTAAGAACTTATAGTTATTTAAGGCGAGATGCGATTAGTTTTATGGCAGCGCAACTTCAATTCGTTGTGACATTACTTTGAGTTTTGGTGAGCTCACTGAGCACTATGGACTTGACGTTTTACTTAAACGTTGTGATGTGGGTGGTTTatcgttttttaatttattatttttactgtTAATATTTTTATGTTTGTAGACGCTTTAATATGTATGGTTAAAGTTTTATCTAACAAAATATctctcataaaaaaaattatattagtcAATTAATGTTTGCATCTAGTTAATAGTAATCCAAATTAGACTAGTAAAtaggatcggatgaattgaagaagatcaacggacaaaaattatcaagagatgtgtgagaagtaaaatagagtgtgtggatagcacaccccttgatttatatatgtgtatattcATGTATCCAGAGAGGATTAGTAAGTTTGATGTGTGGAGATTGTTAATGGGATTTTCTTGTCGAGGTTCTAACCACCGAAGTGAGTGATTTTGTAATGTGTTGtaaaatttcttattttgcGATAAATATGAAAAACATCAGCTATCATGGAATTtgctatattttaaaaaatttctatCTATTTTTCAATTCAAGCATGTTAGCTTTCAAGAAGTAGCTTTCAAGAAGTGTTTTGATATGCGAATATACACTTTGAGGACTCTTGTGATTGTTCATGGAGCATGTGAATTTTAGTGTTGGGTTATCCGAGGGATATGTATGGCACATGGGGACGTTAGGAGTCATGTAGTGAGCTATATTTTATGATGGATAATGGATAACCAACACGCGAAGAGATGATGTGATGTGGAATTACATGGCTAAAGCTTGATATTATTATCATATTTTATAGTGTATGTAAAACGACAAGTTTGATTGGCATATTACATATTCTACTTATCGGCGATGGTTGTTGCTTAGCATCCTCACTTTTCATTTTACAGATAAGTTATTTGGCAAGACAATGACTAGACAAACTGAGATTGTGTTAGATGTGAGATTTgagaattttattattttatgtacACCAGTAAAGATTTTTGGGTTATTTTTTCAAGAGAAGTTTTATAtcgtgtttatttaatttttcttcacaCAAGACGTAATGCTAATTTTCCACTGACCCCAGATCCAAGATGTGCCATATACCATGTGGCCTTAGGCCCCATTTCAGCATTTCTACTAGTGAGTTGGAGGGTCGACCTGACCAAAACCTAACTTACTTGCATGATTCACAGCTAAAATTAAGGAAATGCATTGCCTGTTTGTTACCAAATAGAGTGACAAACTCATAATTAAACCTAATGCATGAGCTAATCAAACACTAAGGTTTCCTTTGAGGTAGGTTTTGGTTGGATCCATCCCTAAACGAATAAACATGAAACGTGCACAAACGCCATCCAGTCAACTGATCAGTATTTcaagaaatttttcaatatgaccATTACACGGGATGGTATACAACGTGTATTTATATAAATAGTGAGATATgcgtgttaaaaagttaataacttaaaaaataaaattttccccaatttatataaaaacacgtgatgtaccttCTTCTGTATTCCagtcataataaaaaaattctctAGTAGTACGAACTACAAGAACACTTtaggattaattaattttaGATTAGTAAGAGAGATTAGAGGTTTGGTGGGGACCATTGTACTTTTAATCCTACATTGGGCTTCAACCCACTGTCTACATATGTTGAAAACTACTTCTCCTTCTCAAATACGGCTTCAGATACTACGTACTAATTAAAATTTTGTAGAAATAGTGTAAAGAATTAGTGGTTCTTTCTTGCTAATTAGATCAATTAGTTTACTTAAAGTCATCTTAAGCTCTATTTTGACCATCATAATATTTGGACAAGTTGGACTTTATTAGTAATActtcattaaaatttgaaaatttattttgattagtagttaaaaacaaatatttttcttattttaatatAGAATAGTTAGGGTACGTATCATCAAATACTAAACCACttatagaattaattaatactaGTGTCATGACTTGTGACATCGACACATacgtacatacacacacatatacataaacATCTATAAAAAAACAAGCGTGAATTCTGATCTAGAGCAATGTGTCTGTCTCAGAAGAGATCAAATTAACTCCTCCAAAATCTAATTGTATGGATCGATCAATCAACATGGTAGATCAGGAACAAGATGGAATGCTCCCAATTGCAAACGTGGGTCGAATCATGAAGCAAATTCTTCCCCCAAGAGCCAAAATTTCCAAAGAAGCCAAACAAACAATGCAGGAATGTGCAACTGAGTTCCTAAGTTTTGTAACTGGCGAGGCTTCTGACAAGTGTCACAAGGAGAATCGCAAGACCGTCAATGGAGACGACATCTGTTGGGCTCTGAGTGCTCTAGGGTTTGATAACTATGCCCAGGCTACTATAAGGTACTTGCATAAATACAGGGAAGCTGAAAGAGACAAAGCTGCAGCTAACAACAACCAAAACACAGCAGATATTAAAAGTTATGGAGGCCTGCAGGTACCGCAGCAAAATCAAACTTCAAATCTGGAGTTTCGGGTGCTTGGGAAAGGTGACAACTCCCTTGTTACCAAGCCATGACCTTGATCAAGAATACAGTACCGATGGGATCTGGGGCCAAATAAAGTTTCATTTGAAACTTAAAAAGTTTCCGGATGATGTTTTAGGTCAGATTTTTCATCGTACCACTCGATGTTTGACAGTTTGAGTTTGGCTGGCATTAGTTATGCCTGCACTTTTGCCGTCAGTGAACTATCAGGTTTGATATGAACTGGCTTAATTAACTTGCTAGTAAGTGGAAAATAATCCAAGTTTCTTCTCAAATATTCATGCTTAATTTCTTCAGGTGTTTTCCGCtttagtttaatttttctttcctttttttttcttagttaagGAGGGGTATAGCTTTCGGATAATGAGAAAAAAAAGTATTGTAGCTGCGTTTAACAGTGTATTACGGGTTCGCTCGATTTCTCTTTCAAGATCTGGTTATATATCaatctgaaaaagaaaaatatatatatttgagctatatatatatatatatatatggttggGATTAAGAAtatcttctcttctttcttttatttcatttattaGTGCTAATTTGCACTTAAGTGATTTCAGATTTAAGGATTAAGACAGAATTATAAGGTAAAATTGTTTGTTTAGACTATTACAATTCATAGATTCATGTCAGGATTTTGACAGAAGAAAGAAAGTGACGAAACAAAGAAAGTTCTCCTTTAAATTCTATTTCAAATGTGTATATATCATCTAGCTAGTTATCTATTTCAAATTTAATCTAATCTTTTCTCTGGTTTTTGTAGCAAATTATTTTTTGTCATCAAATTCTTCCTTTGGTCCATTCGAGCCTTGAATAAATTTCCTCCATGACTATATCTTATGAGCTGTACTGTATCTCATTCCCTTATCTTAGAAATTTCCTCCTAAACCATATATAGGTGTTCTTGGAGATTTGCAATTACACAGTTTACTTGTCTAATAAATAATGCCAAATATTTACGGGCTAATTATGCATGAATATATAAGAATCTTGAACTGAATAGTTAACTAGCATGTCTAGTCCATCAAATACCACAACCTAGCATATCCATGAGAGTTAATTAACTAAGTGcttgtttgataaccatttcgatttttgcttttggttttcactTTTTTGTTAGCGATgagaaaatatagaaaaatgaaGGATGGAGAAGAAAGATAAGGATGATGGGAGAGATTCGAAGAAATAGATAAGCAATGAGATAcaaaatgaaaaccaaaaaaccgaaaaagaaATGGTTAGCAAACAGAACCGAAATACTATCAAAGTGAAGCTTTCATATATACATAATTGCAGATTAGTCATTAAGAATCGAATACAAGTATACTGAATTAACAATGCAGTATGCAGTACTAGGTTTAGGGTTTGCTCTTAACCCTAGGATTAGGACCACTAATCTTTTGTGGCTTTAGGTAACATGAGTTACTGTGAAATTAAAGTAGTCTGATAGAATCTCAAGCATGCTTAATATAGTTTACTATATGCTTCTGGAATATGGATTAGGGTAATCTTCCCGTTAAAGATTAGTGCAAAAACCCTACTCTATGTACTAATAAaattggagtaggattctctcccctctttttttcactccccttccctcccctcctatttgaacggtcacggttaagccatgtcaacatcttatattaattttttatagcaagagaaagacaaaataaaagaatgtaagaagagaagatgaaatggaatggaaaaaggagaagagagaatcCTAGTCCAATAAAATTACAAGCTGTCAGAGTTAGGGCTCAACATGCTTCCTAGGGTTTCCATTTATAAGGTCATATAGCTAGGGGACCACTGATCAACCATCACAAACTCTCTCTGATTTGTCTCGCCATATCATTAAACAAGTACATATATGAACGCTTACGCACAAGGTTAATCAATTGATAAATTAAAGGAATAACGATCTTAGTAATGATGTACGATACTAGTACTATGTCATGGTTTTACTCATAAATAATATCATATGGTACATTCGCGACAATGAGTTCTCATTCAAGTTTGACTCCCAATCAACTCTAAATGGATCAGTTCTCAATGCGTTTGTCTTTATTTTGCAATTGCACGTATTGTgtaggtggattgtctgccattCCATTTCCATACTCTCTCAACCCCCtcatgtttgtgtggtcacggttaaaccacgttaatattttatattcctcttactttttgttttattatttctataaaaaattaatataaaacgttaacgtagcttaaccgtgaccacacatcACAGGAGGGTATGAggagagtatggaaatgggagggcagacaatccacctccaacCCAAGTTACCTAATTCGAAGCACAATCTCCAAAAGGCTCAATGGTCACAACATTTATCTTCATTTAACTGTTGGACAAGTTGTGGAACCAGATCTTGGAATGTCTTCTTTCCTCATTGGTGTACACCAACTCTCAGATTGTTTAAGAGCGCAAAGCGAGAGGAGATTCGTGTATGAAAGAAATAGTAAATTCCATTTAATAAGAATAGTAGGAATTGTtagtgtttaagtgttttagctgAAATAAACCAATTCATTTTTtacttgttttaattagagCCATTGGATTACATTCCAAAATGAATGCTCTAGATTGAATGAGAGTTAGCAATGTAGAGTGACAACTGTAGCTATCTCATAGGATAGATGAAATGAATGGCTGTGATGTATTCATTCTTGTGTGAGAGAGAAAAGGTGTAACAGTGCCCTACATTGTTTTTGTAGTCGGTCACATTCCGATAAGCAATGATGATGAAATGAAATTGGTTCATATTTCTCTCTGAATCATCTCTCTGAAATATACATTTTCCTGCTAAATTCCATAACAATCTCTCTACTCTGTAatctaacatggtatcagagccatgtTGCATCATCTGCAACTGGGCGTGAATCTATGAAGCTCACAGTGAAGAGCTCGAACTGACCGTTGAGCTTTCTCACTGAAGAAAACTCGAAGAAGAAAGTGTAGTGATCTTAGATCTCGTCTCATATGGTTGGATCGAGTGGAGCTGATCTTCGTGCGCCGGTATTCAATGATGATAACTTTGATTTCTAGTAGATTCGGATGAAGACAATATTTCGATCGCACGAGCTCTGGGATATCGTCGAAAATGATGTCGAAACTTCGGCGAAGAAGGATGAAGAACTCACTGTAGCTGAGAGCAAGCTATTGAAAGAGAATATAGTCAGAGATGCGAAGGCACTTGGAATCATTCAAGGGGCGGTTTCTGATCAGATCTTTCCGAGAATCGCCATCCAAGAGACTGCAAATGCTGCTTGGAATGTACTGAAACAAGAATTTGTGGGAGATAAACAGGTACGGCCTATGAAACTCCAAGGCTTACGCcgtgattttgaatatactcGAATGGGTGAAAATGAAAGTTTCTCTGCATATCTAGTTAGACAATTTGATCTGATTAGTCAAATGAGGAGTTATGGTGAGAATATTAGTAATCAGAGAATTGTCCAAAAATTGATGATCATTTTACCTAGATCGTATGATAGTATTGCTTCTGTTATCGAGAATAATAAGGATCTAGACACTGTTGATGTTCAAGATGCTGTGGCTATTCTAAAAGGGTATGAACAAAGAATTGATAGGCATGATGAGGCTCACACTGAGAAGGCTTTTGTTAGTCTCAATATTACTCCAAAGCAAAATAAGTACAATGGAAATCAGGGGTTTAAACCACAAAAGAATTGGAAGTCAAAGTGGAAGAAATGAGATAACAAACCTGTAAATCAAGCTGGAAAAGCTATAGGTACCTCTGAAGGAGCTAAGAATCCTTGCATACATTGTGATAAGTTGCATTTTGGAGAATGTTGGTTCAAAGACAAACCTAGGTGCCATAATTGTCATAAACTTGGGCATATTGCAAAGGACTGTCGTGGCAAGAAGGTAAATCAACATGTAGACTTTGTGAATCAAGTCAATGACACTCCTACAATGTTTTATGTCTGCAATAATGCCACTGTGAAGAAATGTGAAGACGCATGGTATGTAGACAGTGGGTGTAGCAATCATATGACTGGAAAAGAAGAATTGTTGGTTGATATTGATAGAACTATGACTACTAAGGTTGAGATGGGCACTGGTCAGCTTATTGAGGTCATAGGGAAAGGCAATCTAGCAGTTGAAACCAAAATGGGGAAAAGATATATCAAGGAAGTGATGTTAGTTCCAGGTTTACAAGAAAATCTGTTCAGTGTGCGACAGATGATGGAACACGGTTGCTTCCTGGTGTTTGGTGGTACTACTGCAGCTATATATGATGATGAATCTATGTCAAACTTGATAGCCAAAGTACCAATGAAAGGAAACAGAAGTTTTCCCATGAGACTTCAATCTGGAATGCAGATGGCTCTAAAAGCTAATGTGTGCCAGTCTTCTACACTTTGGCATAGGAGGCTGGGACATTTGAACTTAAATAGTCTGAAGCAACTCAAAGAACATGATATGATGTTGGGATTACCTGAACTCAAGATGACATATGAGATATGTAAAGGATGTGTTTTTTGGGAAGCATTGCAAAGATGCATTTCCAAAGGAAGCATCATGGAGAGCTATTCTTCCTCTAGAACTTATTCACTCAGATATATGTGGACCTATGCAAACCACAACTAAAGCAGGAAATAGGTATTTTCTTACCTTTATAGATGATTGCACTCGAATGTGTTGGATCTATTTCTTGAGAAACAAGTCTGAGGTATTTGATATCTTCAAGAAATTTAAGGCCACAATTGAATTGCAAAGTGGTTATCAGTTGAAAAGGTTGAGAAGTGATAGAGGATGGGAGTATACATCTACTGAATTcaggaaattttgtgaagaaaTGGGCATGGAAAGACAATTAACAGTAGCCTATACACCACAGCAAAATGGTGTGGCTGAGAGAAAGAATAGAACCATAGTGGAAATGGCAAAATGTATGATGGTTGAGAAGGGAGTTCCActtgatttttgggcagaagcTGTCAACACAGCAGTGTACACTCTGAATAGATGTCCCACTAAGGCTCTTGATAAGAAGACTCATTTTGAGGCTTATAGTGGAAGAAAGTCAGGAATCAAACACATGAAGATTTTTAGTTCTATATGTTATGCTCACATTCCAACTCAACTAAGCAGAAGCTAGATGAGACCAACACTAAATGTATTTTTTTGGGATATGGCACATGTGAGAAAGGTTATAGACTTTATGATCTTGtctcaaaaaaaataattgtgtCAAGAGATGTGATAGTTGATGAAAATACTTGCTGGGATTGGAATTCTCAATCTGAAAATACTATCAGTGTACCACTACCTGAAGTGGAAATGAGAGaacaaagagaagagagagaacaaagagaagaaagaagttcAAGTGACAAATGCAATGTAAATGATGAGTTTGCGTATGAAGTCTATGAATCAATTGAAAACGGTTCAAGGTTAATTCCAATGTAGAATATCACAGGTCCACAAGACTATGATCACACACCTTTGAAGTTTAAGAGTTTGACAGAAGTGTATGCAAAATGCAGTCTGTGCATAGTTGAGCCTGAGAACTTTGAGAAAGCATCACAAGATGAGTCATGGCAGAAGGCAATGCAGGCAGAAATTGGTACGATAGAGAAAAACTGCACTTGGGAACTTGTTGATAGACCACTTGATAAGCCAATTGTTGGTGTCAAGTGGatctacaaaacaaaattgaacctAGATGGGTCTATATAGAAGAATAAGGCAAGGTTAGTGGCTAAGGGATACTCTCAAAAGCCTGGGGTCGATTTCAATGAGACATTTGCTCCTGTGGCAAGACTTGATACTATTAGGACTCTAATTGGACTTGCTGCACAGAAAGGATGGAAGCTGTTCCAACTCGATGTAAAGTCAGCATTTCTAAATTGAGTTCTAAATGAGGAAGTATATGTAGATCAACCATTTGGTTTTGTGATTGAAGGCAAGGAGGACAAGGTTTACAAGCTCAAGAAAGCCTTGTATGGGTTGAAACAGGCATCACGGGCCTGGTATAAGGAAATTGACTCTCACTTCTGCAGTACTGGTTTTCATAGAAGTCCAAGTGAGCCAACTCTCTACATCAAAGTCACTGAGGCAGGAATTCTCATTGTTTCtttgtatgttgatgacattataTACACAGGGAGTTCCAGTGCATTAATGAATGAGTTTAAAGCATAAATGATGGGAAAGTATGAAATGTCTGATTTGGGACTATTGCATCATTTCTTGGGACTTGGTGTCATTCAAACAGAAGGTAGTATCTTTCTGcatcaaaagaaatatgcaagaACCTTGTTGGAGAAATTTGGATTGAAGGAGTGCAAACCTGTTGCAACTCCACTTGCAACAAATGAAAGATTAATCAAAGAAGATGGAAGTGAATTAGCCGATGAGAGTCTCTATAAGTAGATTGTAGGTAGCTTGTTATACTTAACAGCTACAAGACTTGATAACATGTTTGCTGCAAGTCTACTTGCTCGATTCATGCATAATCCAACCAGGAAACATATGGGAACTGCAAAGAGAGTGCTAAGGTATATCCAAGGCACACTGGACTATGGAATTGCATATGAGAAGGGTAAAGATGTTGTGCTTATTGGATACTGTGATAGTGACAGGGCAGGAAGTGAAGATGACATGAATAGCACATCCGGATATGCATTTAGCTTTGGTTCTGGAGCATTCTCTTGGGCTTCAATCAAACAAAGCAGTGTAGCCTTGTCCACTGCAGAGGTTGAGTATGTTAGTGCTGCAGAGGCAACTGCTCAAGCCATCTGGCTAAGATTTGTTTTATCAAATTTTGGAAAGGAACAAGTGGAACCTACTCAGATTCTCTGTGATAATACCTCAGCTATTGCAATCTCTAAGAATCCAGTGGCACATCATAAGACAAGACACATAAACAGAAGGTTTCATTTTATCAGAGATGCACTGCAGAATGGTGAAGTTGATCGGATTTATTGCAAAACTGAAAAACAAGTTGATGATATTTTTACAAAAGCATTGGCAAGGGATAGATTCGAGTATTTGAGGAAGGCTTTGGGAGTGATTTTAGCTAAAaacttagaagggagtgttagtgtttaagtgttttagctgAAATAAACCAATTCatttttttacttgttttaaATAGAGCCATTGGATTACATTCCAAAATGAATGCTCTAGATTGAATGAGAGTCACCAATG
Proteins encoded in this region:
- the LOC126593949 gene encoding nuclear transcription factor Y subunit B-4-like, with translation MDRSINMVDQEQDGMLPIANVGRIMKQILPPRAKISKEAKQTMQECATEFLSFVTGEASDKCHKENRKTVNGDDICWALSALGFDNYAQATIRYLHKYREAERDKAAANNNQNTADIKSYGGLQVPQQNQTSNLEFRVLGKGDNSLVTKP
- the LOC126592334 gene encoding uncharacterized protein LOC126592334 — encoded protein: MKTIFRSHELWDIVENDVETSAKKDEELTVAESKLLKENIVRDAKALGIIQGAVSDQIFPRIAIQETANAAWNVLKQEFVGDKQVRPMKLQGLRRDFEYTRMGENESFSAYLVRQFDLISQMRSYGENISNQRIVQKLMIILPRSYDSIASVIENNKDLDTVDVQDAVAILKGYEQRIDRHDEAHTEKAFVSLNITPKQNKYNGNQGFKPQKNWKSKWKK